One part of the Lycium ferocissimum isolate CSIRO_LF1 chromosome 8, AGI_CSIRO_Lferr_CH_V1, whole genome shotgun sequence genome encodes these proteins:
- the LOC132068614 gene encoding protein yippee-like At4g27745: MEEGLFGPRIYSCCKCRNHIALHDDIVSKNFQASTGRAYLFTHAMNVVIGLKEDRHLLTGLHTVADVKCSDCGEVLGWKYERAYDESQQYKEGKFVLEKFKIVKENW; encoded by the exons ATGGAAGAAGGATTATTCGGTCCACGGATATATAGTTGCTGTAAATGCCGAAATCACATTGCTCTTCATGATGATATCGTCTCCAAAAATTTCCAG GCAAGCACTGGGAGAGCTTATTTATTTACGCATGCCATGAATGTAGTGATAGGGCTAAAGGAGGATCGGCACTTACTGACTGGTTTGCATACTGTGGCTGATGTTAAGTGCTCTGATTGTGGGGAAGTTTTGGGATGGAAGTATGAAAGAGCATATGATGAAAGCCAACAGTATAAAGAAGGAAAGTTTGTTCTCGAAAAATTTAAGATTGTCAAGGAGAATTGGTAG
- the LOC132068616 gene encoding ATP synthase delta chain, chloroplastic, producing MDTLSTSVSSLKVPTIRRNSADFYNFKNPYTPPPSSSSHFNFRKPTSLISNKTNSFTHKKTCNFPTTNFPSLSKNPLHKQPSLRHHQTAHTRASSGYATALIDIAKCNNSLENLEKDVRRLSKWLRNEQLSAIMTDPFVENKEKGYVLKEILSKGKFNKYLVSVVKLLVEKKKVGIVDEVLMEFERIYDQLCGTQVVLVSSKVKMEKCEIFEIANKVQEFSGAEKVKVKVRNLVDDKKRSKSFVM from the coding sequence ATGGATACACTTTCTACCTCAGTTTCTTCACTTAAAGTTCCAACCATCCGTAGAAACTCTGCTGATTTCTACAATTTCAAGAATCCATACACACCACCACCTTCCTCATCATCCCACTTTAATTTCCGAAAACCAACTTCATTAATCTCAAACAAAACCAACTCTTTTACACACAAAAAAACTTGCAATTTCCCTACTACTAATTTCCCATCTCTATCTAAAAATCCACTTCACAAACAACCTTCTTTAAGGCATCATCAAACAGCTCATACTAGAGCTTCAAGTGGTTATGCTACAGCACTTATAGATATAGCTAAGTGTAACAACTCACTTGAAAATCTTGAAAAAGATGTAAGGAGGTTATCAAAATGGTTAAGAAATGAACAACTAAGTGCTATTATGACAGACCCTTTtgtggaaaataaagaaaaagggtaTGTTCTTAAAGAGATACTGTCTAAAGggaaatttaataaatatttggTTAGTGTGGTGAAACTTTTggtggagaaaaagaaagtggGGATTGTGGATGAAGTGTTGATGGAATTTGAGAGGATTTATGATCAACTTTGTGGGACACAAGTTGTGTTGGTTTCATCTAAGGTGAAAATGGAAAAATGtgaaatctttgaaatagctAACAAGGTACAAGAGTTTAGTGGGGCTGAAAAAGTTAAGGTTAAGGTAAGAAATTTGGTTGATGATAAGAAGAGGTCAAAATCCTTTGTTATGTGA